A stretch of Acidimicrobiia bacterium DNA encodes these proteins:
- a CDS encoding site-specific integrase has translation MSSITPTKTTPDGKPARGSRWRARYRDPSGRTRSKTFERRVDAQQFLDVTSADKHRGEFTDPALRRSRFEDWAESWWAMNEARFRVSTRSTSRRVLDNAILPAFSGRRVGEIDRADIKAWVADMLGQGSAPKTVRNRVAIVKSIFDEAIEGRALRDNPAAGIRIPRARASEPHFLTADQVEALAEAIDEPYAFLVRFAAYSGLRAAEVAGLRVRRLDLLAGRVDVVETLTTVQDTLCPVRRRRARGAR, from the coding sequence ATGAGCAGCATCACACCGACGAAGACGACGCCAGACGGCAAGCCGGCGCGCGGTTCCCGGTGGCGGGCTCGCTACCGCGACCCGTCGGGGCGCACGCGTTCGAAGACGTTCGAACGGCGCGTTGACGCGCAGCAGTTCCTCGACGTGACGTCGGCGGACAAGCACCGCGGCGAGTTCACCGATCCGGCGTTGCGCAGATCGCGGTTCGAGGACTGGGCCGAGTCGTGGTGGGCGATGAACGAGGCTCGGTTCCGCGTCTCGACGCGCTCGACATCGAGACGAGTTCTCGACAACGCGATCCTTCCGGCCTTCAGCGGGCGACGAGTCGGCGAGATCGACCGCGCCGACATCAAGGCTTGGGTCGCCGACATGCTCGGCCAGGGCTCAGCTCCGAAGACCGTGCGCAACCGCGTCGCGATCGTGAAGTCGATCTTCGACGAAGCCATCGAAGGCCGCGCGCTACGCGACAACCCGGCCGCCGGCATCCGCATCCCGCGAGCTCGTGCGAGCGAACCGCATTTCCTCACCGCTGACCAGGTCGAGGCGCTCGCCGAGGCAATCGACGAGCCATATGCGTTTCTCGTGCGGTTCGCCGCGTACTCAGGCTTGCGGGCCGCCGAGGTTGCCGGTCTGCGCGTGCGCCGGCTCGACCTGCTCGCGGGACGCGTCGACGTCGTGGAGACGCTCACGACCGTCCAGGACACGTTGTGCCCGGTCCGACGAAGACGAGCGCGCGGCGCACGGTGA